ACTATCGCCGATCGTTGGATCGGGGACTATTGCGCGCCGGGCCGGGTGAGCGACATGCTGTGCTCGCGCGCGCCGGGCGACGAAGGCTGGACCGCGATGCTCGAGGAGCTGGCGGCGTTCGGCGGCGAGTCGCTCGATCATGCCCGCGAACGGGCACAGCGCCATGCCGAGGATCTGGGCACGGGTTTCCGCATCGCAGGCGAAGGCGAGGAACGCCCCTGGCCGCTATCGCCGGTCCCGCTGATGATCCCCGCCGCCGAATGGGCCACGATCGAACAGGGGATCATCCAGCGCGCCGATCTGATCGAAGCGATCGTCGCTGATTTCTATGGCGAGGGAAGGCTGGTGGCGGAGGGGCATCTGCCTGCCGCGCTGGTGACGGGCAGCCCCTTCTTCCTGCGCCCGCTGGTCGGGCTGAAGCCGCCGGGCGGCCATCACCTGCAATTCATCGCCGCCGATCTGGGGCGCGGCCCGGACGGCGCGTGGCGCGTGCTCAGCGATCATCTGCGCGCACCGGCCGGCGCAGGCTATGCGCTCGAAAACCGGCTGGCCATGTCGCGCATGCTCGGTGGCCTCCAGACCCGGCTCAATATCGAGCGGCAGGCGCCCTTTTTCGCAGCCTTTCGCGAAGGAATCGCGGCGTCGTGCCGCCGCGCCGATCCGCGCATCGCGCTGCTCACGCCGGGACGGCTCAACCCCAGCTATGCCGAACAAGCGCATCTGGCGCGCTATCTCGGGCTGTTGCTGGTCGAGGGCGCCGATCTCTCGGTGATCGACGACAGCCTTTATGTGCGCACCATCGCCGGGTTGAAGCGCGTCGACGCGGTGTGGCGGCGCGTCGATCCGCGGCTGCTCGATCCGCTGGCGTTCGATTCACACAGCACGATCGGCGTGGCGGGGCTGGTCGATGCGCTGGCGGCGGGCAATGTCGTGGTCGCCAACGCGCCGGGCGCCGGTGTGGTCGAATCGGCGGCTTTCGCGGCGTTTCTACCCTGGTTGTCGCAGATCATGCGCGGCGAGAAGCTCAAGCTCCCCACCACTGCGACCTGGTGGTGCGGGCAGGGGAGCGAGCGCGCAGTGGTCGCCGAAAAGCTCGATTCGCTCGTCATCGCTCCCGCCTTCGGAAACACCGCGCGCGGCTTGCCCGACGGGCCGATGCTTGGATCGGAGCTGAGCGGCGACGCGCGCGCCGCGCTGCTCGCCGACCTCGAGCGGCGGCCGCAGGATTATGTCGGGCGCGAGATCGTCAATCTCTCGACCATGCCGGTGGTATCGGGCGACCGGCTCGAGCCGCGTCCCTTCATCCTGCGGGTCTTCGCCGCGCGCGGCGCCGACGGCAGCTGGCAGGTTCTGCCCGGCGGCTTTGCGCGCATCGGCGAGCATCCCGATCCGCGCGCGACGGTGATGGGCGACGGCACCTGGTCGGCCGATGTCTGCGTCCACGGCGCGCAGCCGGTCGAGCCGGTGACCCTGCTTCCCTCGGGCGATTCGACGGCGCTGCGCCGTAATCCGGGCACGCTTCCCAGTCGCGTCGCGGACAATCTCTTCTGGCTCGGCCGCTATCTGGAGCGCGGGGAATCGCTGCTCGGCGTGCTGCGCGTGCTGCTCGGCAATTCGATCAGCGCCGAAAGCGGCGCGGCGCTGGCCGCCACGACTGTCCGCCGCCTTGTCGACATGGTGGTCGGCGCCGGGGCGGCTCCCGCTCCCGACAGCTATCGCCGCAACGACCTGCAGCAATTCGTCACCACTGCGATGGCGGATACCGAAGCATGGCACAGCGTCCGCGCGATCAATCGGCAGGCGCGGCTGATCGGGCAGGGATCGCGCGAGCGGCTCGCGGCCGACATGATCCGCCTGCTCGACGCGCCGTTTCCGACCCGCGGCGGCCTGCTCGACAAGGCAGGATCGCTCCAGCGCCGCTATTCGGCGCTCGCCGGGCTTTCAGCCGAGCATATGGCGCGCACCGATGCCTGGCGCTTCCATGATCTGGGGCGGCGGCTCGAACGGGCGATGGCGGTAACGCGCGTGGTGCGGACCTTCTCGGTCGCCGATGCGACGGGGGACGATCTTTCGACGCTGCTCGATCTGGCCGACAGCCAGATCAGCTATCGCCAGCGCTATCCCACCGGCATGGCGCGCGTGCCGGCGCTCGATCTGGTCGTGCTCGACCCGGGCAATCCGCGCTCGATTGCGTTTCAGCTCGGCGCCATTGCCGAACATCTGGCAAAGCTGCCGGTACTGTCCGACGACGGCCTCGCCGAGCCGCAACAGGCGCTCGCACGCGAGATCGAAGCGATCATTTCCACCACGCGCGCGGCGGATATCGACGCGCCGCTGCTCGGCGATATCGACATGCGGCTGGCCAGGTTGTCCGATGCGATCGGGCGGCGCTATTTCCTGCAGGGCGCCGAGCCGCTGCGCGCGGCCGGGCTGGTGCTGGCGTGATGCGCTATGCCATCCGCCATGTGACCCGGTTCGAATATGCCGAGCCGGCAGCCTTTGCGCGCTGCAATCTGCGGCTCAAGCCGATCCACTGGCCGGGCCAACATCTCGAGGCCTATGATCTCTCCGTTGAACCGGGGGGGCACACCTATCCCGCGCGCGCCGAAGCGGGGCTGGCGCATGTGCTGCGGCTGGTGGTGCCCGAACCGGCGCGGACGCTGACGATCGAAAGCACTGCCACGGTCATGGTCGATCGCGGCATTCCGGTGCCCGACGCAAGCGATCCGACGCTTGCCGAGATCGCCGCCGCCGCGCGCGGCAGCCGCGACATGTCGGCGGCAAGCCCGGCCAATTATCTCTTTCCCTCGCCGCTGATTCCGATCGACGAGGAAATCGCGCGATGGTGCGCGCAGGAACTGGATCCCGGACGCGGCGCGCTGGAGGCGGGAATCGAACTCGCGCGGCGTATCCAGCGCGAATTTTCGTTCGATCCCACTGCAACGCTGGTCGATACGCCACCGCACGAGGCTTTCGCAAAGCGCGGCGGCGTGTGTCAGGACTTCGCACAGATCATGATTTCCGGGCTGCGTGCCGCCGGGCTGCCGGCGGCCTATGCCTCGGGCTATCTGCGGACGCTGCCGCCGCCGGGCCAGCCGCGGCTGGTCGGTGCCGATGCGACGCATGCCTGGGTGTTGCTCTGGTGCGGGGCGGAGCGCGGCTGGATCGGGCTCGATCCCACCAACGGCATCTGGATGGCCAGCGATCATGTGCTGATGGCGGTCGGGCGCGATTATGCGGATATCGCACCGATCGATGGTATCGTGCTGGGCTTCGGCGCGCAGAAGATGGACGTGTCGGTCGATGTCGAGCCGCTCGAGCAGGTATCCGCCTGATAAGGTGCCGAACCGGAATGCCCGCAAGGGCATTCCCAACCGACACCAGGCCGGGCGCCGGAGGCGCACGGCCCTTGCAACCGCCCGTTTCCAACCCGAAATAGCGCGCGGAGAAACATGGAGTAACAATGGCCGATCCTTACGCAACGCTGGGCGTGGCGCGCGGGGCAAGCGAAGCCGACATCAAGAAGGCCTATCGCAAGCTCGCCAAAGAGCTGCACCCCGACCGCAACAAGGACAATCCCAAGGCAGCCGAGCGCTTCAGTCAGGTGACGCAGGCCTATGACCTGCTGACCGACAAGGACAAGCGCGCGCGGTTCGACCGGGGCGAGATCGACGGCGACGGCAATCCCACAGCTCCGTTCGGCTTCGGCGGCGGGGGTGGCGGCGGCCCGGGCGGCGGCGGTTTTCGCCCGGGCGGCGCGCAATTCGATTTCGGCGGCGAGGCGGCCGATCTCGGCGATATCTTCGAAGGACTGTTCGGCGGCCAGGCCGGGCGGCAGCAGCGCGGCGGCGGGGGCGGCTTTTCGGGCGGTTTCGGCGGTTTCGGCCGGCGCCCGCAGCCCAAGGGCGCCAATGTCGCCTATCGCCTCGCGGTATCCTTCACCGATGCCACGACGCTCGCGCCGCAGCGTATCACGCTGTCCGATGGCAAGACGATCGATCTGAAGCTGCCGCCCGGCGTCGAAAGCGGCACGCAGATGCGGCTGAGCGGCAAGGGGCAGGAAGGCCCCGGGGGCTTCGGCGATGCGATCGTCACGATCGAGGTGCAGCCGCACGCCTTTTACGTGCGCGACGGCGACGATATCCGGCTCGACCTGCCGGTGTCGCTGTCCGAAGCCGTGCTCGGCGCCAAGGTGCGCGTGCCGACGCCTGACGGAGCGGTGATGCTGACGGTTCCGAAAGGGGCGAGCTCGGGCAAGGTGTTGCGGCTCAAGGGGCGCGGCTTTCATCACAAGGGCAGCGGGCGCGGCGACCTGCTCGTCACGCTGATGGTCGACCTGCCCGAAGACGATGCGGAACTGACGTCGTTCGTCGAAAACTGGTCGGGCCGTGACAAAGGGAACCCGCGCAGCCGTCTGGGCGTCTGACTCCTTCGTGGAGGAGCAAGACATCTCTCCCGAATCGCCCGAGGCGCGGCGGCGCGGCATCAAGGGGAGGATTCGGCGACGGCTCGACGAGCTGGGCGTGCCCGAGCGCGCCTGGGAAGTGACCAAGCGCGTCGCCGTCGGCACCTATACCGACGGGTTCACTTATGCGGGAAACCTCGCCTATCTCTCGCTGATCACGCTGTTCCCCTTCTTCATCGTCGCGGCCGCGATCGCGCGATTGTTCGGCCATAGCGGGGAGGGCGTGCAGACGCTCGAAGCGTTCCTCACCACCGTGCCGCCCGATGTCGCGCAGGTTCTGCGCACGCCGGTGCGCGACGTGCTCGAAGCGCGGTCGGGGACGCTGTTGTGGTTCGGCGCGCTCGTGGGCCTGTGGACCACGGCGGGGTTCATCGAAACGCTGCGCGCGATCCTGCGCCGCTCCTATGGCGTCAGCGGCGGGCGGCCCTTCTGGGAGCATCGGCTGGGGTCGATCGGGCTGATCATCGCCGCGGTGATCCTGATGATGTCGGCATTCAGCTTTCAGGTGGTGTTGACCGGCATTCAGCAATTCATCGTTCGCGTGCTGCCCTTTGCCGAGGATACCGCGCAGATCATTTCGCTCAGCCGGATCGCGCCCGCGATCGCGCTCTTCATCGCGCTCTACACGCTTTTTTATTCGCTGACGCCGAGCGGCTATCGTCGCAAGATCTATCCCAAATGGCCCGGGCCGCTGTTCGTCACGCTCTGGTGGCTGACGACGACGGCGCTGCTGCCGGTCGTGCTCGGTGCGCTGGTCAATTACGACCTAACCTATGGCAGTCTTGCCGGCGTGATGATCTCGCTGATCTTCTTCTTCGTGATCGGGCTGGGCATGGTGATCGGCGCCGAACTCAACGCGGCACTGGCGGAATCGCCCGAGAACGGGCTAGAGACGGATGCGGAACAGGAGGAAGTCGCGACGTGACCGAGTTGATGCAGGGGAAGCGGGGCCTGATCATGGGCCTGGCGAACGACAAGTCGCTTGCATGGGGAATTGCCAAGCAATTGCGCGAACAGGGGGCCGAACTGGCGTTCAGCTATCCCGGCGAAACGATGCTCAAGCGCGTGGGGCCGCTCGCCGAACAGCTCGGTTCGGACAAGCTGATCGAATGTGACGTTTCGGACATGGCGGCGCTCGACGCGGCGTTCGACAAGCTCAAGGAATTCTGGCCGACGATCGATTTCGTCGTCCATGCGATCGGCTTTTCGGACAAGAGCGAGCTGCGCGGCCGTTATTACGACACCAGCCTCGAAAACTTCCTGATGACGATGAACGTCTCGGTTTACAGCTTCACCGCCGTCGCCAAGCGCGCGCGCGAGATGATGCCGAACGGCGGCAGCCTGCTGACGCTCAGCTATTACGGCGCGGAAAAGGTGGTGCCGCATTACAATGTGATGGGCATCGCCAAGTCGGCGCTCGAAACCAGCGTCCAGTATCTCGCGGTCGATCTGGGGCCGGAAAATATCCGCGTGAACGGCATTTCGGCGGGCCCGATCAAGACGCTGGCGGCCTCGGGCATCGGCGACTTCCGCTACATCATGAAGTGGAACGAGCTCAATTCGCCGCTTCGCCGCAACGTGACGATCGAGGATGTCGGCGGCGCCGGGCTCTATCTGCTCAGCGATCTGGCGAGCGGCGTCACCGGCGAAATCCACCATGTCGATGCGGGCTATAACGTCATCGGCATGAAGGCCGAAGACGCGCCCGACATCGCGCTGTCGTGAGCGGCGATACCAGCATCGCAATCACCCGCGCGGCGCCGGGCGATGCCTATGATATCGACGATATTCTCACCGCCTGTTTCCCGCGCGCGGGCGAGGCGATGCTGGTCAAGCAGCTCGCGATCGACGGCGACCTGGTGCTGGCGCTGATCGCCCGCGACGAGCGGACCAGCGAAGCGCTCGGCATGGTCGCGGTGAGCCGGATGGACGTGGTGATCGGCGGCGAGGAAGTGCCCTCGGTCGCGCTCGCACCGCTCGCCGTCATGCCCGCTTTTCGCCAGACCGGTGTCGCCGAGGCGCTGGCGGGCGCGGCGATCGAGGAAATGAAGCGTGCCGGGGCACTGCTGATGTTCGTGCTCGGCGAGCCGGGCTATTATGGGCGCTTCGGCTTCTCGGTCGAAGCCGCCGAGGGGTTCGAAAGCCCCTATGCCGGGCCGTTCTTTATGGCGCTGGAACTGCAGGGCGGCCTGCCCTGCGGCCCGCGCGGCAAGGCGGAACATGCGCCTGCCTTCGCGGCGTTGAGCGAGGATTAACCGCGATGCCGACGGTATTTCGGCAGGATGGCTGGCGCTTCTTCTTCTATTCGAACGAAGGCGATCCGCGCGAGCCGGTTCACATCCATGTCCTGCGTGATACCGCAGAAGCGAAGTTCTGGCTTTATCCGGCAGTAGCGCCCGCCTACAATCATGGGCTATCGGCGCGGGAATTGCGGATCGTCTCGGAAATCGTGATCGAGCGCCGCCGGGAAATCGAGGAAGCGTGGCATGTCCATTTCGGTTAGCGCCGTAAGCGTGCGGTTCGATGCCGATCAGATGTGGGTGTCGCTCGACGACGGCCGCGTGTTGGGGGTGCCGCTTGCATGGTTTCCTCGCCTGCGCGATGCCTCCCCGGAAGTCCGCGAGGCCGTGTCGATCAGCCCGGCGGGGCTGCATTGGGAAGCGCTCGACGAGGATATCTCGATTGCCGGGCTGCTGAGCGGCACCGGCGATCTCACTCAGGCGCGACCGCACGCGGCATGAGCTATAACAGTTTCGGACGCGTTTTCCGCTTCACCACCTGGGGCGAGAGCCACGGCCCCGCGCTGGGCGCGGTGGTCGACGGGTGCCCGCCGGGGATCGAGCTTTCCGAGGAAGACATCCAGCCTTTCCTCGACGCACGTCGCCCCGGCCAGTCGCGCTTCACCACGCAGCGGCGTGAGCCGGATCAGGTGCGCATCCTGTCGGGCGTGTTCGAAGGGCGCACGACAGGCACGCCGATTTCGCTGATGATCGAAAATGTCGACCAGCGATCAAAGGATTATTCGGATGTCGCCAAAGCCTATCGCCCCGGACATGCCGATTATGCCTATGACGCAAAATACGGCTTTCGTGACTATCGCGGCGGCGGGCGCAGTTCGGCGCGCGAAACAGCGGCGCGCGTCGCGGCTGGCGCGATTGCACGCAAGGTTGTCTCCGGTGTTTCGATCCGCGCCTGGGTCGAGGCGATCGGCGGCGACGCGATCGACCCGGCCAGTTTCGATGCCGGGGAAATCGGCCGCAATCCCTTCTTCTGCCCCGATGCATCTGCCGCCAAGCGCTGGGAAGCACTGGTGGACAAGGCGCGCAAGGCGGGATCGTCGCTCGGCGCCGTGATCGCCTGCGAAGCGACCGGCGTGCCGCCCGGCTGGGGCGCGCCGCTCTATGCCAAGCTCGACAGCGAACTGGCGGCGGCATGCATGTCGATCAATGCGGTCAAGGGCGTCGAGATCGGCGACGGTTTCGCCGCGGCCGCATTGTCGGGTGAGGAAAATGCCGATGCGATGCGCCCCGGCATGCATGGCGAAGGGCCGCATTTCCTCGCCAATCACGCCGGCGGCATCGCGGGCGGCATTTCGACGGGACAGCCGGTACGCCTGCGCGTGGCGTTCAAACCGACCAGTTCGATCCTCACGCCCGTCCCAACGATCACTCCGGCGGGCGAAGCGACCGAAATCGCGACCAAGGGGCGGCACGATCCGTGCGTCGGCATCCGCGGCGCGCCGGTGGTCGAAGCGATGATGGCGCTGGTACTCGCCGATCAGAAGTTGCTGCATCGCGCCCAGTGCGGCGAAGGCTGAAGTCCCGCAATGCTGGGCACCGGCTCGGTTCATCACGAAGAACACTCGTCAACTTGCCGACCCGCATCCTGTTCGCGGCGAGTTGAGCGGTCGCTTTTCGGCGAAAAGCGGTTCCGCGCGTTTTTGCTTCGCCCCTGACAAAGGAAGGAGCGAGTAATGCGTAAAATGATGTTTGCAGGACTTCTGGCTGCGGCCGGTACTACGGCAATGGCAGTCAATGCTGCCCCGGTTTCGATGCAGGATGCGTCCGCGCAGGACGTGCCCGCGATGTCGCCTTCGCCGTGCCCGACGCCCGGTGTCGCGCCCGACCCCGATGCCCCGCCGGTCGATCCCGCTGCCTGCCCGGACATGACGCCGAGCGATCCGCCGACGCCCGAAACAGAACCCACCACTGATCCCGAACCGCTGCCCGAGCAGCCGATGACGCCGACCGAGCCGGTCGAGCCGATCGGTGACGGCGAAGCCGTGCCGCCCGGCAGCTAAGCGCCAGAAGCGAAACCCCGCGGCGCCGCCGCATCGTCGGCTGCGCTGCGGGGGAGGCCGGAGGTCGAGGCCGTCGGCCGAACTGACCGCAGCCCGGCCGGTCAGTCGGCGAAGGGATCGCGGACGAGGATCGTGTCCTCGCGCTCGGGGCTGGTCGAAACCAGCGCGACCGGGCACTGGATCAGTTCCTCGATGCGACGGATATATTTGATCGCCTGCGCCGGAAGATCGGCCCAGCTGCGTGCGCCGGCGGTTGACTCGTGCCAGCCCTGGATGGTTTCGTAGATCGGCTCAACCAGTTCCTGATCGGCGGCATGGGCGGGCAGGTGATCGATTTCCTCGCCGCGCAGCCGATAACCGGTGCACACCTTCACTTCGTCGAACCCGTCGAGCACGTCGATCTTGGTAAGTGCGATGCCGGTTACGCCGGAAACCGCGACCGACTGCCGCACCAGCGCGGCGTCGAACCAGCCGCAGCGGCGCTTGCGCCCCGTCACCGTCCCGAATTCATGCCCGCGCACGCCCAGTTGTTCCCCGGTCTCGTTTTCCTGCTCGGTGGGAAAGGGGCCGGATCCGACGCGCGTCGTATAGGCCTTGGCGATGCCGAGCACGAAGCCGACCGCGCCCGGCCCGAGCCCCGAACCGCCCGCCGCTGTGCCCGCGATCGTGTTAGACGAGGTCACGAAGGGATAGGTGCCGTGGTCGATGTCGAGCAGCACGCCCTGCGCGCCTTCGAACAGGATACGGCGACCGCGCGATCGCGCCTCGTTCAGCATCTTCCACACCGGCTGTGCGAAGGGGAGGACGAAGGCGGCGATTTCCGCCAGGTCGGCGACCAGCGCTTCGCGGTCGATCGGCGGTTCGCCGAAGCCCGCGCGCAGTGCATCGTGATGCGCGGTCAACCGGTCAAGCTGCGGCGCCAGCGTGTCGAGATGGGCAAGATCGCAGACGCGGATCGCGCGGCGCCCGACCTTGTCCTCATAGGCGGGGCCGATGCCGCGCCGCGTCGTCCCGATCTTCCCCGCGCCGCTGGCGTCTTCGCGCAGCCCGTCCAGATCGCGGTGAAAGGGCAGGATCAGCGCGGCATTGTCGGCGATCATCAGCGTATCGGGGGTGATCTCCACACCCTGGCCGCGCAGTTTTTCGACTTCGGCCTTCAGCGCCCAGGGATCCAGCACCACGCCGTTGCCGATAACGCTCGGCGTACCGCGCACGATGCCGGAAGGCAGCAGCGAGAGCTTGTAGACTTTTTCGCCCACCACCAGCGTATGGCCGGCATTATGTCCGCCCTGAAAGCGCACGACGACATCGGCGCGTTCGGCGAGCCAGTCGACGATCTTTCCCTTGCCTTCATCGCCCCATTGGGCACCGATCACTGCGACATTTGCCATGAATATGCGTCTCCCCCTGCCGGGACGAGCACCGGCCGCCCTTCGACAGGACTCGGCAACCGGGCATGGACGGAACGGCCGAAGGTGCGGCCTCGTTGTGCGGTGGCGCGAATGACTCTCCACGCGGCGCGCGTCAAGGGGTTTCCCTCGACACAGGCGCGCGGCGACTTATGTGGGGCAGCGAAGGAGAAAGTTACAAATGAAACTAGCCAGCCTGAAGCACGGCCGCGACGGCAAGCTCGTCGTCGTTTCCAACGATCTCGCATGGTATGCCGATGCCGGCCATATCGCACCGACTCTCCAGGCCGCACTCGACGACTGGGGGCGGGTCGAGCCCGATCTGCGCAATCTCGCGACCGATCTCGAACATGAGGCGATCCCGCGCGAGCGTTTCCACGAACATGACGCCGCCGCGCCGTTGCCGCGCGCCTTCCAATGGGCCGACGGTTCGGCCTATGTGAACCATGTCGCGCTGGTGCGTCAGGCGCGCGGCGCCGAACTGCCCGACAGTTTCTGGCACGATCCGCTGATGTATCAGGGCGGCAGCGACGGCTTTCTGGGGCCGCGCGACGCGATTCCGCTCAAGGACGAAAGCTGGGGCTGCGATCTCGAAGCCGAGGTCGTCGTCGTCACCGGCGACGTGCCGATGGGCGCGAGCCGCGAGGAAGCGCTCGCAGCGGTGCGGCTGGTGGGGCTCACCAACGACGTGTCGCTGCGCAACCTGATTCCCGGGGAACTGGGCAAGGGATTCGGCTTCTTCCAGTCCAAGCCCGCCAGTGCCTTCTCACCGGTCTTCGTTACCCCCGATGCGCTGGGCGACTGGTGGCGGGACGGAAAGCTGATCCGCAAGCTGATGGTCGATCTGAACGGGGCTCCCTTCGGCCGCGCCGAGGCGGGTGAGGACATGACTTTCGATTTCGGTACGCTGATCGCGCATGCCGCGAAGACCCGCAATCTCGGCGCGGGCACGATCATCGGATCGGGCACTGTGTCGAACCGTGACGCCGATGGCGGGCCGGGCAAACCCATCGCCGATGGCGGGCTGGGCTATAGCTGCCTCGCCGAAGTGCGGATGATCGAAACGATTCGCGACGGCAAGCCGAGCACCGAATTCCTCAAGCCTGGCGATACGGTGCGCATCTGGGCCGAGGATGACAGGCATCATCCGATTTTCGGGATGATCGAGCAGCAGGTGGTAGCCGCCTGAATCGACTGTCAGGCGCGGGGGAAGGCGGTGTCGGCGATCGAATCGGCGGCGGCGATGATCGAATCGCGCGCCATCGGGAAGACCAGCCGCGCCGCTTTCGCGATCCAGATCACGTTCAGCACCAGCAGCACCGGCACCAGCAGCAGCGCAAGGCCGAGAACTACCGTCAGCCCGAAGCTGCGTCGCAGCCAGTGTAGCGGTGTGGGCAACGGCGCTTGCGCCGCCTCGATGATATTTGCGGTTTGCCGGTTTCCGTACATTGCTTCCCTCCCGCCTCTCTTATGCATTCGGTCATTTAAGCGGCGATGAACGGGCGCGCGCGGACTTTCCCGGAACCCCTTCGCCGGAGATTGACTACAAGTGTAGTCGTGGCTAGGCTTTCCCGGAATGCGCGATGTTGCGAAGAGTCGTTGGAGGCAGCTGCGATGTCGATCCGTGCCGGAATGCTGCTGTGCGCCGCGACGCTGGTGGCAGTGCCGCACGGCGCTGCCGCGCAGATTCGGAATAGCGCATCGCCGCCTGCCGCGCAGCGTCAGCCGCTTCGCCTCGATCCCGCGATCTTTGCCGCCATCGCGCAATTGTGGGAGGTGATCGGTCGCTCCGACAATCCCGTCTGGCCCGGTTGGGATGCCTCGGACACGCCGGTTCTCGTCTATTTCCCGGGCGAGCAGGAAATATTGCTCAACCACCCCGCGCCGCCCGAGGGCTATGTCCGCGCCGACGGCCTGCTGCCGATTGTCCGTCCTCCGGGGGAGCGCGTCTGGGTGCGTAACGGCGAGACCCATTTTCCCTATGACGGGCAGAATACGCGCACCGATATCGGCGGGGTTTCGACACTTGTGGTCGCCGATACTCTGTCGAACCTGCGCGGCTGGCTGCGCAATCAGATGAATGCGCCCGGTTCGCCCGCGGATCGCGGAGACCTGCTGACGCTCGAAGCGCTTTCAGCCGATCCCTATCGGACGATGGGCCTGGCGGGGCATGAGGCCTTTCACGTCTTTCAGCACGCCCGGGCTCCCGACAAGGAGATAACCGAGGCGGCGCTGCTCGAATATCCGGTCCTGTCGGTGGACAATAATCTCGGCGTGGCGCTGGAGGCGCAGGCGCTCGCCGCGGCGTTGCGTGCGCAGGATGAAGGCGAGATACTCCGCGCCGCGCGGGCCGCGCTGGCGATCCGGCTCTGGCGCAGGGCGGGCCTCCCGCAATCCGCCATCGCCTATGAAGACGGTATCGAATTTACCGAAGGCCTCGCCAAATATGTCGAATATGCGCTGACCGAGGCGCTCGAGGGGCGCACGCCGATCGCGGAAATGCGTTGGGTGCGCGGCTTTGTCGGCTTTGCCGACATGTCGGTGCAGCGCGAGCGGCTGATCAAGGCGTTGCTGGACGTCACTGACGGAACGCTGGTGGTCAACAACGATCCTTACGGCGCCGCGCCGGTCCGCTTTCGCCTCTATTCGAGCGGAATGGCGATCGGCGCGCTGCTCGACCGGCTGGACACTCCCGGCTGGAAACGGCGGATCATGGAGCCCGGCGTCACGCTCACCGGATTGCTTGCCGAGCGGCTTGGCGATTTCGATCGCGATGCCGCGCTCAAGGCCGCGATGGCAAGCGACGACGCGCTGCTGCAGCGCGAGCGAGTCACCCGCCTTGCCGAGGCGGGGCGGGCGGCGAACGCCGCGCTGCTCGCCTCGATTCTCGAAGCCGATCCCGCCACGCCGAGCTGGCGGCTCGTGATCGACTATTCCGCGCTGGGCGATGCCGATCCCGCTTTCGGCTATACGCCGTTCGGCACCACCACGCTCGCGCCCGGGCGCGTCATCTACAGGATGGTGCCGGTGTCCGGGCGTATTCCCGGCGGCGGCGATTTCCAGCAGCTGCACCCTGCACCGATGCTGCATGACAGCCATGATTCGACCATCACCTTTCGTGTCGAAGGCGCCGTGCCCGATATCGCGCCGCGTCCGGCGGGAACGCTCGACGGCGTCGCGTTGCCGGGCGTGACGCTGGATCTGTTGCGCGGATCGGTATCGGTCGAAGGCGATACGGTCGTGATCCGCCTGTTACCCGCCTCGCCGGCGGAATAGGCAATGCGGGAATTGCGGCGCCGGCCTTCAATAGCGGTGGAACATCGCCTCCGAAATGAGCGCGACGGAATTCAGCATCGATTCGCGCAGCATCGAAAGTGCACCGCGGCCGGTCTGTCCCACGCTCAGCAGCGCCAGGACCAGTGCCACCGGCGCCAGGATGGCGGCGAACACGAGAAGCAGGCCGAGCCCGAGCGTGGCGCGCAGCCAAAGCTGAACATGATCGGTGACATTGGCGGGGTGAACGGCGATCCCTGCATCTGCGTGGCCGGGGATATTATTCTGATACTGCATGGGCATCCTCCTTTTCGCGAGGATCGGCGCATCGGGTTTAACGCGTGATGCAGCGGGCTGTAGGTAGATGCACCGGAGGCGGTGTTGGGATCGTTTAACCACGTATTTCCAGGCTTTTCGGCTCCCGACCGCCACCATAACGAAGGCGAGGCTTTCGCGAACGTTTGAAATTTTATAACACGGCACCGAATGACGGTTCCGCGCGTTC
This genomic interval from Sphingosinithalassobacter tenebrarum contains the following:
- a CDS encoding circularly permuted type 2 ATP-grasp protein is translated as MASRAVTGLFDAGTIADRWIGDYCAPGRVSDMLCSRAPGDEGWTAMLEELAAFGGESLDHARERAQRHAEDLGTGFRIAGEGEERPWPLSPVPLMIPAAEWATIEQGIIQRADLIEAIVADFYGEGRLVAEGHLPAALVTGSPFFLRPLVGLKPPGGHHLQFIAADLGRGPDGAWRVLSDHLRAPAGAGYALENRLAMSRMLGGLQTRLNIERQAPFFAAFREGIAASCRRADPRIALLTPGRLNPSYAEQAHLARYLGLLLVEGADLSVIDDSLYVRTIAGLKRVDAVWRRVDPRLLDPLAFDSHSTIGVAGLVDALAAGNVVVANAPGAGVVESAAFAAFLPWLSQIMRGEKLKLPTTATWWCGQGSERAVVAEKLDSLVIAPAFGNTARGLPDGPMLGSELSGDARAALLADLERRPQDYVGREIVNLSTMPVVSGDRLEPRPFILRVFAARGADGSWQVLPGGFARIGEHPDPRATVMGDGTWSADVCVHGAQPVEPVTLLPSGDSTALRRNPGTLPSRVADNLFWLGRYLERGESLLGVLRVLLGNSISAESGAALAATTVRRLVDMVVGAGAAPAPDSYRRNDLQQFVTTAMADTEAWHSVRAINRQARLIGQGSRERLAADMIRLLDAPFPTRGGLLDKAGSLQRRYSALAGLSAEHMARTDAWRFHDLGRRLERAMAVTRVVRTFSVADATGDDLSTLLDLADSQISYRQRYPTGMARVPALDLVVLDPGNPRSIAFQLGAIAEHLAKLPVLSDDGLAEPQQALAREIEAIISTTRAADIDAPLLGDIDMRLARLSDAIGRRYFLQGAEPLRAAGLVLA
- a CDS encoding transglutaminase family protein, coding for MRYAIRHVTRFEYAEPAAFARCNLRLKPIHWPGQHLEAYDLSVEPGGHTYPARAEAGLAHVLRLVVPEPARTLTIESTATVMVDRGIPVPDASDPTLAEIAAAARGSRDMSAASPANYLFPSPLIPIDEEIARWCAQELDPGRGALEAGIELARRIQREFSFDPTATLVDTPPHEAFAKRGGVCQDFAQIMISGLRAAGLPAAYASGYLRTLPPPGQPRLVGADATHAWVLLWCGAERGWIGLDPTNGIWMASDHVLMAVGRDYADIAPIDGIVLGFGAQKMDVSVDVEPLEQVSA
- a CDS encoding DnaJ C-terminal domain-containing protein is translated as MADPYATLGVARGASEADIKKAYRKLAKELHPDRNKDNPKAAERFSQVTQAYDLLTDKDKRARFDRGEIDGDGNPTAPFGFGGGGGGGPGGGGFRPGGAQFDFGGEAADLGDIFEGLFGGQAGRQQRGGGGGFSGGFGGFGRRPQPKGANVAYRLAVSFTDATTLAPQRITLSDGKTIDLKLPPGVESGTQMRLSGKGQEGPGGFGDAIVTIEVQPHAFYVRDGDDIRLDLPVSLSEAVLGAKVRVPTPDGAVMLTVPKGASSGKVLRLKGRGFHHKGSGRGDLLVTLMVDLPEDDAELTSFVENWSGRDKGNPRSRLGV
- a CDS encoding YihY/virulence factor BrkB family protein, which encodes MEEQDISPESPEARRRGIKGRIRRRLDELGVPERAWEVTKRVAVGTYTDGFTYAGNLAYLSLITLFPFFIVAAAIARLFGHSGEGVQTLEAFLTTVPPDVAQVLRTPVRDVLEARSGTLLWFGALVGLWTTAGFIETLRAILRRSYGVSGGRPFWEHRLGSIGLIIAAVILMMSAFSFQVVLTGIQQFIVRVLPFAEDTAQIISLSRIAPAIALFIALYTLFYSLTPSGYRRKIYPKWPGPLFVTLWWLTTTALLPVVLGALVNYDLTYGSLAGVMISLIFFFVIGLGMVIGAELNAALAESPENGLETDAEQEEVAT